A window of Puntigrus tetrazona isolate hp1 unplaced genomic scaffold, ASM1883169v1 S000000223, whole genome shotgun sequence contains these coding sequences:
- the LOC122333240 gene encoding protein FAM180A, whose translation MTSLWILSVSALMCQMSITASLHWRKALFPSAFRVKRGTPALLNPSFQKSAQDAGLLYEVLWSGGYMDAADGTLHVSDRELASVRKLELLEVLCEDVLPRSLSEIRRLGAELERRRGSLRPEDFERTVLTMAFTAQRLPRTSPGHQRELWADALLRLYRAVREDLRPADD comes from the exons ATGACATCTCTCTGGATTCTGTCCGTGTCAGCGCTGATGTGTCAGATGTCCATCACTGCGTCTCTTCACTGGAGGAAAG ctcTGTTCCCATCAGCCTTCAGGGTGAAGCGAGGGACTCCGGCGCTGCTCAACCCCAGCTTCCAGAAATCAGCGCAGGACGCCGGCCTTCTGTACGAG GTGCTGTGGTCAGGAGGGTACATGGACGCGGCGGACGGGACGCTCCACGTGTCCGATCGGGAGCTGGCGTCCGTGAGGAAGCTGGAGCTCCTGGAGGTGCTGTGCGAGGACGTGCTTCCCAGAAGCCTCTCTGAGATCCGGCGGCTCGGCGCAGAGCTGGAGCGGCGGCGGGGCTCGCTGAGGCCCGAAGACTTCGAGCGCACCGTCCTCACCATGGCCTTCACCGCTCAGAGACTGCCCCGCACCAGCCCCGGCCACCAGAGGGAGCTGTGGGCCGACGCGCTCCTGAGACTCTACCGGGCCGTCAGAGAAGACCTGCGGCCTGCAGACGACTGA